The nucleotide window ACGGTAAGATActataaatggtaaatttgtcATCAAGGCCCTTGTATTGTGAGTTAAATTGAGACAAATTAATTAATGCATATTAAATCAAAGAATAAACTAGCCCTTTTTGTTAGAAAATAAATCATCCATTTCTACACGGAAAGATACTTCATGCTAAAATACAAAAACTAGACTAAATTATCTATTTTTTAATAGAAAGGAAAAATTACAACTCAACTCCCCTCCTAAACCAAAAATGAATTTTAATCTTAATTGTTTTTTATTTGCTTGTGTGTGGGGCAGATAAGTGGTGAGCTGGATGGAAAAATGTCAAGCACCAAACCAACAGTAAGTCATCCTTGTTTAAAACTCCATATTTTACAAGCTGACTTGTTTGATGATGACGTGGTATTGGCAACGCATGCATGCAGGCATTAAGATTCTATGGAAGTAATGGTGTAACAGTGAGTGGGATAACGATACAAAACAGCCCCCAAACACACTTGAAATTCGATGACTGCACAGGCGTTCAGGTTTCCAACTTCGTTGCTTCGTCCCCCGGTGACAGCCCCAACACCGATGGCATTCACCTCCAGAACTCCCAAGATGTCGTCATCTCCGCCGCTACTCTTGCTTGTGGTAATttgtttttcaagtttttctaCATATTTGAAGAGTTATACACTCGTAATATGACTGAATATGTATCGGATTCTGGGATCAAATACCAatatttcaagaaaaatgaatACTTGAAGCAGCTTAGACAAGACGAAAATGGGACGAAGGAAGTGGTTTTGGCCGacaaagatataaataattattaaaattgtaaaattatattttgactatcataaaaatatataacttaatttaTGTCCTCCCTCAAAAAAATTTTCTTACTTCACTACTAGACTCAGATATGAAACATTAGATATAAATACTTGTCAACGCCAATATgtttaaattcttttaaaattttctatatatTTAAAGGTTACATGAAAAGTAATATCACATGttcatattaaaatatttgtACACATGTATCTAAATGAACAAGTTACTAACCAAGAGATTGCTTTTGGCTTGTGTAGGGGATGATTGTGTGTCGATACAAACAGGATGCTCAAATGTATATATCAACGATGTGAAATGTGGACCAGGCCATGGAATCAGCATCGGAGGACTTGGAAAAGACAAAACCAAAGCCTGTGTTTCCAACATTACTGTTCGAGATGTCAATTTACAAAACACATTAACTGGTGTCCGAATCAAGACATGGCAGGGAGGTTCTGGTTCAGTGAAACAAGTGACATTCTCAGACATACAAGTATCAGAAGTTGAAACTCCAATAATGATCGATCAATTTTATTGTGACAAAAGCCACTGCTCGAATCAATCTTCGGCTGTAGAAGTATCGGAGATAAACTACGTAAACATACGAGGAACCTATACAGTTCAACCGGTCCACTTCGCGTGCAGCGATAGCTTGCCGTGCAGTGGGGTTTCGTTAAGTACCATCGAGCTGCAATCAGTTAAAGAAAACCATCCTCTCAGTGGACCTTTCTGTTGGGAAACATATGGTGAGCTCAAAACATCAACTGAACCACCAATTAGTTGTTTGGAGAGTGGAAAACCATTCAACGCTGGAGCTCAATCCAGTTCCGATTCTTGTTGATGAATACCCGATATCAGTACGTACCAgttatatgattagtaaaaaTATACGGTTTGGGGCTTTTAGTTACAATATGTTTCAAATTGGTACGAAGTGCATTGTAATTTGTTGCCTGCAGGAAGTTATGTTTCCTCGGCAATGTAGGTAAAAGGATTTAGTTTAGTTTGTGGAGCAATGCAAAATTTATCATATACAAGTGAAAGGTATTTGGTTTGGTTTGCTATTTGTAATCCAATATTTCTATTCCATATCTATTCAAACATGAATATAGTACATATATTTTACTTGTGGATGAATCATTCTacgtaaaataaaatattttttaattaaattgagtgactaaaacgtaagtatttaatagtttagtgacctaaGGTGTAGGGAAGGGTAAAACCTTAATAATAAGGTGACTAGCGTAACTTGAACCGATGTCACACTTTAGACGATGAACACCCTGGCCATTAGGCCACCACACATATCAAACAAAATTTGCTATTATTTTTTAAGCTAAATTGCACCCTTAGTCATTAAATTATGGGCAAATTTTCGttttagttaattaaaaaaagttataatttaataactaaattattcaaaagttttcatttaagtcatcgaactatcaaaaatttttatttaagtcactaaattatttttttttcttcttaaagTTCTGCTAGCGAGCTCCAAACAATGATTTAATGATTGGTACGATGGCTTAATATCCATCAATGAGTAAAAGAACATACCTTAGCTCCAAGTTGATCTATCAGCCAGTGTCGGAGAATGGTGAAAAAAGCTGTTTGAATTTTGGCTCGTAAATCTGTAATGTTCAAagctgtttcatgaaaaaaaaaaactaaacagtagaagagaaagagaaagagCTTTCATAGGCATTGCTAACAGAGAAAGCCATATATCATTGATTTTAATAGTCCAATAACTTAAacgaaaacttttgaatagttcagtgaccaaatagtaactttttttaattaagtgaccaaaatgaaaacttaCTCATATTGTAGTGACTAGTGGCGTAGTTTACCATTTTCTTAAATGCAAATTCATTTTAAGCCCCTAGGAAACATTGGAATTCCAGGAACTACCCTGGAATGAAATTATTTGAGCAGACTAATTTTAGATGCCACTGATTAAATAAAAcactaaaagaataaaataagcaGAGAAATAAACGGGGAGACTCTGAGGAGAAATAATATCTGATCCTCCTTCTAAACTCTTCACAAAGGTAACCTAATTAAAATtcctttttctcctttttttcccCCCCTGAAATCTAAGTTCTTTTATCGAGACCAAAGCAGGTAAAAAATCGTttattttcaatgattttttcAAAGTTTTAACCCTTTTCATTTAACTCGTTTTTATTCAGGGCTTGTTTGATATATCtgcttttgttattattattatttattttaatttttctggGTTTATGTTATTTTTTCTGAATTTAGGATTCATTTTAACgctttgggtttttctttttgtgtatgtatatgattattcttatgcctttgctttttttccctttttctttagaTTTTTGGGTTAAATCATTTTTGATATTTTCTATCAAGTTTATGTATATATCTGTATATGTTTtaagttttctgggtttatttCATTGTTTTTGAATTTAGTATTGAATTTATTGGTTTGGgtcttctctcttttcttttcttttcttttcttttttgtagaTGTTATATTTGATGATTCTTTGTGCCTTTCCTTTTTTGCTTTTAGATTTTTGGGTTGAATAATTTTTGATATTTTCTATCAAGTTGATGTTTTTTGTCTTGAATTTATTCGGGTTTCGAAATTTATTACTGTTTTTCTGGGTTTCTAATGTTTGATTTGCTAACTCTTTATGTGAAAATTCGATGTTGCGAGctagaaaagggaaaaaaaaagaggGAGATGGGGTTGTCTTTTACAAAGCTTTTCAGCCGGCTTTTCGCCAAGAAGGAGATGCGTATTTTAATGGTGGGTCTTGATGCAGCTGGTAAAACTACTATTTTATACAAGCTCAAGCTCGGTGAAATAGTCACCACTATCCCAACCATCGGTGAGTTTATGGAAGATTCACATTTCCCCTGTATTGTAATTACGAATTGAAAGAAATGGTTTGAAAGACTTCGTTTTGCTTTATAATTTGAGTTTGATTCAACTGCTTGTTGTGTTTGAATCTTATTGATAACTGACTATGATTTTGGCCTAGATtctggtaaaagtatcatggaggctTAAAGAACAAATTGgtccttctattaaaaatttcatccatttactTTTATAAACTGTCTTTATATGTCAGAATGAGTTACACATGGCCATGTGTAACTTTTTGATTATTTTGTCAGTAACTGTAGAAATTGATgaatttttttaatagaaatgaccAGCTGGGACTTATTTGCCCTTTTTTGAGTAAAGGGGGaaaatgcaatttgactcctAGTATAGGGGCTCTTATGATACTTTTACCCCTCGAATCTTTATGTTATTGTCAGTTGGTCTGTGAACCAAATAAGTCTGATTGAAGTGCTTATATGTGAATCATATTGTCTCATTGATAACTGACCATGATTGTGTCCTTGGACCTCAGTCGGTTTGTGAATCAAATAAGTCTGATTCAGCTTTCCTGTTGTATGTGAATCTTATTACCTTATTGATAACCGACCATGATTGTCAGTCTTGGTTCTTATGTTATTGTCGGTCGGTTTGTGAACAATGTAGTTTTATCTTTATTTGTGAAGGAACTATATGATTCGTAGGATTGGAAGAAAAGTCAGATTTACTGCTTGTTTTATTTGAACTTTTAGCGGTATCAttatagttttgaagaagaaaggtTTATTAAGTATAATTCTTTGATTAGTTGAGTGGTAGTTTTTACAGATTGATTTTTATAATGAGATGGATTTTGGTGGTTTACCATGTTAAAGGTCTATTTGTATATTTTTTGAAGGGTTCAATGTCGAGACAGTGGAATACAAGAACATCAGCTTCACTGTTTGGGATGTCGGTGGCCAAGACAAGGTAacacatattaataaaaaaaaccaATGGAACGAGGTTCATATGTAAAATGTATTGTGACATTTACTCAGATTCATCCCACATTTCGGTATTGTGATGTTTAGATGATACATCGCGAAGCATTATTTTCTAGAATTCATGCATAGGGATCCGCGGGCATAAAACTTTCCAATAATGCATGCTGATTGTCATTCGTGAAAAGAATCCTTTTTGGCATTTGTGGTGTTGATATGCTGGACCTAGAAGCCGTATTCTTGGTGGAAATTCTTCTTTCTACTGTATTTATTTGGATCTCTACATAGTCACTTTCTATCTTTCGGATGCAGATCCGTCCTTTGTGGAGGCACTATTTCCAAAACACTCAAGGTCTCATTTTCGTGGTGGATAGCAATGACAGGGACCGTGTTGTTGAAGCAAGGGATGAACTGCACAGGATGTTGAATGAAGTATGTTGCATAGTCAAATACGGAAAATCCAGTgaaatatttttcctttttatctcACATggacatatttatatatatacatatgctaACCTGTTTTTTCCCCTTTCAGGATGAATTGAGAGATGCCGTTTTGCTCGTATTTGCCAACAAACAAGATCTTCCCAATGCAATGAATGCTGCTGAAATAACTGATAAGCTTGGTCTTCATTCTCTCCGCCAGCGCCACTGGTAAATATTAACTTTCGTTTTGGCCTTTTTCCCCACCCTCATGATTTAGGCTCACATTATTTGTGCAATTTTCCGTTTTGATTTGGTGTCCTGTCGGTTACAGGTATATCCAGAGTACATGTGCAACTTCTGGAGAAGGCCTTTACGAGGGACTCGATTGGCTTTCCAACAACATTGCTAGCAAGGCAAGTGCTTAAACTACAACATTCAAGTAGAAAAGCATGAACTATCATAGAAtaataaacacggaattgaaagCATCGGTCAGATTGGGTTTAGATCGAAGTCATAAATTGCTTTCTTTTGCAGGCATGAGG belongs to Gossypium arboreum isolate Shixiya-1 chromosome 7, ASM2569848v2, whole genome shotgun sequence and includes:
- the LOC108459571 gene encoding ADP-ribosylation factor isoform X2: MGLSFTKLFSRLFAKKEMRILMVGLDAAGKTTILYKLKLGEIVTTIPTIGFNVETVEYKNISFTVWDVGGQDKIRPLWRHYFQNTQGLIFVVDSNDRDRVVEARDELHRMLNEDELRDAVLLVFANKQDLPNAMNAAEITDKLGLHSLRQRHWYIQSTCATSGEGLYEGLDWLSNNIASKA
- the LOC108459571 gene encoding ADP-ribosylation factor isoform X1; amino-acid sequence: MGLSFTKLFSRLFAKKEMRILMVGLDAAGKTTILYKLKLGEIVTTIPTIGFNVETVEYKNISFTVWDVGGQDKIRPLWRHYFQNTQGLIFVVDSNDRDRVVEARDELHRMLNEDELRDAVLLVFANKQDLPNAMNAAEITDKLGLHSLRQRHWYIQSTCATSGEGLYEGLDWLSNNIASKASA
- the LOC108459561 gene encoding polygalacturonase At1g48100, producing the protein MCRVNSTSIAFLSVLLFCFLSFEVTYSAREGKQWRKQSIAGGFRHLMAKGGSSDVVADATTTFNVLDYGAKGDGRTDDSKAFEAAWADACKVEASTVMVPSGSTFLVGPVSFSGPNCQPNIVFQLDGKIIAPTNSKAWGSGLLQWIEFTKLKGITIKGKGTIDGQGSVWWNDSPTAQLQDSTTNHTISGELDGKMSSTKPTALRFYGSNGVTVSGITIQNSPQTHLKFDDCTGVQVSNFVASSPGDSPNTDGIHLQNSQDVVISAATLACGDDCVSIQTGCSNVYINDVKCGPGHGISIGGLGKDKTKACVSNITVRDVNLQNTLTGVRIKTWQGGSGSVKQVTFSDIQVSEVETPIMIDQFYCDKSHCSNQSSAVEVSEINYVNIRGTYTVQPVHFACSDSLPCSGVSLSTIELQSVKENHPLSGPFCWETYGELKTSTEPPISCLESGKPFNAGAQSSSDSC